From Paenibacillus polymyxa, the proteins below share one genomic window:
- a CDS encoding aminotransferase class I/II-fold pyridoxal phosphate-dependent enzyme: MIFSSSDLVKALPDNYFSAIDDKVNLYKSKGIDVINLAAGNPDQPTPPHIINALKEAVDQPINQGYPPFHGKRSTLEAVAAFYQREYQVELDPDREVAVFNGSAIGVMGIPQALLNPGDWLLTTDPAYPQYYSAAALARARIHTIPLDEKHGFLPDYTTVPEEIAKQVKLLMINYPNNPTGAVASVDFLTKTLDYAARHQFPVMNDFAYGALGFGGHKPISLLQIPGGKEYGVETYTASKTYNMAGWRFGFAVGNASVIGALKHYHTHAYSTVFGAVQDAGAVALLGTQEPVRKLAALYERRRDVLIAALRNIGWDVAAPQGSFFAWFKVPEGYTSASFANFLLDEAHVAVAPGEGFGRAGASYVRVSLVNSEERLLEAVQRIAATGVFQA; this comes from the coding sequence GTGATTTTTTCATCCTCTGATCTCGTCAAGGCTCTGCCTGACAACTATTTTAGCGCAATTGATGACAAAGTGAATCTGTATAAAAGCAAAGGAATAGATGTAATTAATTTGGCAGCCGGCAACCCAGATCAGCCAACACCACCGCATATCATCAACGCTTTGAAGGAAGCGGTCGATCAACCGATCAATCAGGGCTACCCGCCTTTTCATGGGAAAAGAAGCACGCTGGAGGCTGTCGCTGCGTTCTATCAACGGGAGTATCAGGTGGAGCTAGACCCTGACCGGGAAGTTGCTGTATTCAATGGCTCAGCCATAGGTGTAATGGGGATTCCGCAGGCATTGCTGAATCCCGGTGATTGGTTGTTGACCACCGATCCGGCATATCCCCAATATTATTCCGCTGCTGCGCTGGCAAGAGCTCGTATTCATACGATTCCTCTGGATGAGAAACATGGATTCTTGCCGGACTATACAACCGTACCTGAAGAAATCGCAAAGCAGGTCAAACTGCTCATGATTAATTATCCGAACAATCCGACAGGAGCGGTAGCTTCCGTAGATTTCCTGACGAAGACACTGGATTATGCTGCTCGGCACCAGTTTCCGGTTATGAATGACTTTGCATATGGTGCTCTTGGATTTGGCGGGCATAAGCCGATTAGTCTATTGCAAATCCCTGGCGGCAAGGAATATGGTGTCGAGACGTATACAGCTTCCAAAACGTATAACATGGCTGGATGGCGCTTTGGCTTTGCGGTTGGGAATGCGTCCGTTATTGGTGCGCTTAAGCATTATCATACGCATGCCTACAGCACTGTTTTTGGCGCGGTACAGGATGCAGGAGCTGTCGCATTGCTGGGCACACAGGAGCCAGTACGGAAGCTCGCGGCGTTATATGAGCGGCGACGTGATGTTCTCATTGCAGCGTTACGAAATATTGGCTGGGATGTTGCCGCTCCCCAAGGGTCTTTTTTTGCCTGGTTCAAGGTGCCGGAGGGGTATACATCGGCTTCCTTTGCAAACTTTTTATTGGACGAGGCGCATGTTGCGGTTGCCCCTGGAGAAGGGTTTGGTCGTGCAGGAGCTTCTTATGTGAGGGTCAGCCTGGTGAACAGTGAAGAAAGACTGCTAGAGGCGGTACAGCGCATCGCAGCAACGGGTGTCTTTCAAGCATAA
- a CDS encoding DUF5381 family protein, with product MDKIVYRRSLAFWKALGSLMFVLICLFLLLLIFIDEDISALQIFFFITSAMIGLPFFGSYLVVCLNRTLRMDTFLFIFDEHSISDGIRTVPWSAITKVEFEGASIRKWLRPRFPTFIFHLNDRSTWEVSTDYVLNDMELNQAGKQLRTLINQYGKPKKKRF from the coding sequence GTGGATAAAATTGTATATCGCAGATCTCTGGCATTTTGGAAAGCCCTTGGTAGCTTGATGTTTGTGCTGATTTGTCTGTTTTTACTGTTGCTCATTTTTATCGACGAAGATATCTCTGCTCTGCAAATCTTCTTCTTTATTACGTCTGCTATGATTGGACTTCCTTTTTTTGGTAGTTATTTGGTGGTCTGTTTGAACAGAACGCTTCGTATGGATACCTTCCTGTTCATCTTTGATGAACACAGTATTTCCGACGGTATTCGAACTGTCCCGTGGTCTGCAATCACTAAAGTTGAATTCGAGGGAGCCTCCATCCGCAAATGGTTGCGCCCTCGTTTCCCCACCTTTATTTTTCATCTGAATGACCGCAGCACCTGGGAAGTCAGCACCGATTATGTGTTGAACGATATGGAACTGAATCAAGCCGGGAAACAACTTCGAACTCTCATTAACCAGTATGGCAAGCCGAAGAAAAAACGTTTTTGA
- a CDS encoding WXG100 family type VII secretion target, with product MAKIMVPPEKLEAVSRQFAQARELGAQICGQLSQQIQMLENSWAGTTQQRFYQDFHKARGQMDAFTQTVGSVSTELRSIAVKFKETDTQADTGVNQGNQSGQIKSNEGASSEKRGNDPADIAINSLSEANKWRGQLGFAGTAIYSGLASTLVLTKTVEFKKSLKNPTRAVIHNAAWVKGKGNNAFMRNLGKSINRQFAKPGIVMKGLKGFDRLAGKLQMGKLGLGFNKANSFPQWTRNVIAGVEKGRYGIATRQIPGMIAKKLYPINATMNIVGEGISLAGKWKSGKLTGTDVAVSASNVAIKTAATYGGAVVLGSVGGAIGGPVGAAVGAYVGGTVGSWAGGKVAKFAEKGIRWASKLFK from the coding sequence ATGGCTAAAATTATGGTTCCTCCTGAGAAACTAGAGGCGGTTTCCAGGCAGTTCGCACAGGCACGTGAACTGGGAGCACAAATTTGCGGACAACTGTCACAGCAAATTCAAATGCTAGAGAATAGCTGGGCAGGAACGACACAGCAACGCTTTTATCAGGATTTTCATAAAGCACGTGGACAAATGGATGCTTTTACTCAAACGGTCGGTTCTGTCAGCACAGAGTTGCGTTCCATTGCAGTAAAATTCAAGGAAACAGATACCCAAGCAGACACAGGGGTTAACCAAGGTAATCAGAGCGGGCAGATTAAGAGCAATGAAGGAGCATCTTCCGAAAAAAGAGGAAACGATCCAGCAGATATAGCCATTAACAGCCTGTCAGAGGCCAATAAATGGCGGGGGCAACTGGGCTTTGCCGGGACAGCGATCTATAGCGGTCTGGCTTCCACACTTGTGCTCACCAAAACAGTAGAATTCAAAAAAAGTCTGAAAAATCCCACTCGGGCGGTTATACATAATGCGGCATGGGTGAAAGGCAAAGGTAACAATGCTTTTATGCGTAATTTGGGCAAAAGCATAAACCGCCAATTCGCTAAACCAGGTATTGTCATGAAAGGTTTGAAGGGCTTTGACCGTTTAGCCGGAAAGCTTCAAATGGGTAAGCTCGGCCTTGGATTCAACAAAGCCAATAGCTTTCCTCAGTGGACGCGCAACGTTATCGCCGGGGTGGAAAAAGGACGTTACGGCATAGCCACCCGCCAAATTCCCGGCATGATCGCCAAAAAGCTGTACCCTATTAATGCCACCATGAATATTGTGGGCGAGGGCATCAGTCTGGCTGGAAAATGGAAAAGTGGGAAGCTTACCGGAACGGATGTGGCTGTATCTGCTTCTAACGTAGCGATCAAAACTGCCGCAACTTATGGCGGTGCTGTCGTTTTGGGGTCCGTAGGCGGTGCTATCGGCGGTCCGGTTGGTGCAGCCGTCGGTGCATACGTTGGCGGTACAGTGGGAAGCTGGGCAGGTGGAAAAGTCGCCAAGTTCGCCGAAAAAGGGATACGCTGGGCCAGCAAACTATTTAAATAA
- a CDS encoding cell division protein ZipA C-terminal FtsZ-binding domain-containing protein, with protein MILPECGSEDVSSILAVELVQKPVKTIKGIHQVEPDANIYWLIDVEFSGFTLSDEDILQLLKGYIVYGHVHDLQIWTSVGRRPAGECHYDKICICMDIFDNVEMQIRWEEAKVTDFMNTLPARFEEKGTVRVLPREDAAHARAKAEKLQAFVDQEGEREHTVMLRLVADQGQSYRGVDIWDVMLSLGMEWGDMDIFHAHHHGPGGYDELFSVHTGTDPGFFWLSTLAEDRFADLIFSMDAVRTVQPQAVFEAMWKGAEYARARLGGTLVNEQELPAVQEDYLRQIQEMEDRLSEFGCRAGEDVVMFLF; from the coding sequence TTGATTTTACCTGAATGTGGAAGTGAGGATGTATCGAGCATCCTTGCCGTAGAGTTGGTACAGAAGCCTGTGAAGACCATAAAAGGAATCCATCAAGTGGAGCCAGATGCTAATATCTATTGGCTGATTGATGTGGAATTCAGTGGTTTTACGTTGTCAGATGAAGATATTTTGCAATTGCTTAAGGGGTATATTGTGTATGGGCATGTCCATGATTTGCAGATATGGACTAGTGTGGGACGCAGACCGGCAGGCGAATGCCATTATGATAAAATCTGTATTTGTATGGATATATTCGATAATGTAGAGATGCAGATTCGATGGGAAGAAGCCAAGGTTACTGACTTTATGAACACACTGCCAGCGCGATTTGAGGAGAAGGGTACCGTTCGTGTGCTTCCTCGGGAGGACGCTGCTCATGCACGTGCAAAAGCGGAAAAACTTCAAGCATTTGTAGATCAGGAAGGTGAGAGGGAACACACTGTCATGCTTAGGCTGGTAGCAGATCAAGGTCAATCTTACCGTGGAGTGGACATCTGGGATGTCATGCTCAGCCTTGGAATGGAGTGGGGAGATATGGATATTTTCCATGCACACCATCACGGTCCGGGAGGCTATGATGAACTATTTAGCGTACATACGGGAACCGATCCCGGCTTCTTTTGGTTGAGTACACTCGCAGAGGATCGCTTTGCAGATTTGATTTTCAGTATGGATGCGGTACGAACGGTGCAGCCGCAAGCTGTGTTTGAGGCGATGTGGAAAGGTGCCGAATATGCGCGCGCCAGACTCGGTGGGACATTAGTGAATGAACAGGAGCTGCCAGCTGTACAGGAAGACTATCTGCGCCAGATTCAAGAGATGGAAGACCGCTTAAGTGAGTTTGGTTGTAGAGCAGGCGAGGATGTTGTGATGTTTCTATTCTAG
- a CDS encoding DUF1963 domain-containing protein, translating to MISLSSNSIEKLRTILRRKATIFHTGGRRPSGSLDQSWIGRVTVALPTEEQPIDVQGNVMAPIMQLYLPAMPFVPQAILDIKLLTVFLSPDVLDHEDMEGYMCIREYTSVEDLVEKDFGPAFMQIKAFPLFPELKENDYPVWDGEDIPEEYGDALNDMDEEEPDYFEDIVEDIYAVHKMGGYPSFIQSGIDFGEGCEFVFQIASDAKAELNIVDGGSFYFAKHQNEGTWRGYFDFY from the coding sequence GTGATTTCGTTGTCCAGCAACTCCATTGAGAAGCTAAGAACGATTCTAAGACGTAAAGCTACTATTTTCCATACAGGGGGACGCAGACCGTCGGGTTCCCTTGATCAGAGCTGGATCGGTAGAGTCACAGTAGCTTTACCGACAGAGGAACAGCCGATTGATGTACAGGGAAATGTTATGGCTCCGATCATGCAATTGTATCTGCCTGCTATGCCTTTTGTTCCTCAAGCTATACTTGATATCAAGCTGTTGACAGTCTTCCTGTCTCCCGATGTACTGGATCATGAGGATATGGAAGGATATATGTGTATTCGTGAGTATACGTCGGTAGAGGATTTGGTTGAAAAAGATTTTGGTCCGGCATTTATGCAAATCAAAGCATTTCCGCTGTTCCCCGAGCTCAAAGAGAATGATTATCCAGTCTGGGATGGGGAAGATATTCCTGAGGAATACGGCGATGCCCTCAATGATATGGACGAGGAGGAGCCCGACTATTTTGAGGACATCGTAGAGGACATATATGCGGTTCACAAAATGGGTGGCTATCCCAGCTTTATTCAATCGGGCATCGACTTTGGCGAAGGCTGTGAATTTGTGTTTCAGATTGCGTCAGATGCCAAAGCCGAATTGAATATTGTCGATGGGGGTAGCTTTTATTTTGCCAAGCATCAAAATGAAGGAACCTGGCGAGGTTACTTTGATTTTTATTAA
- a CDS encoding DUF6097 family protein, translating to MNVLGQLGSAIQSSLFIQSELKKAHALIQKHDLPVEQVEDDFHKQIILLEQYAGTRIFQQGLARYKVINAMLMILSVIILLAAVIVAVVEYLQPERHLLQVLANAMFDHWVPSITILSVVFVGVIVLAIVRNVYARRLHTRVLDRSWQAIFHHVDKRG from the coding sequence ATGAATGTTTTAGGTCAGTTAGGATCTGCTATCCAGAGCAGCCTATTTATTCAATCCGAACTGAAGAAAGCACATGCATTGATTCAAAAGCACGACCTGCCTGTAGAGCAGGTGGAAGATGATTTTCACAAGCAAATTATCTTGCTGGAGCAATATGCTGGCACTCGCATTTTTCAGCAAGGGCTTGCCAGATACAAAGTAATCAATGCAATGCTTATGATCCTATCTGTGATTATATTGCTGGCAGCAGTTATCGTTGCAGTGGTGGAATATTTGCAGCCGGAGCGGCATCTGCTGCAAGTGTTGGCGAATGCCATGTTTGACCACTGGGTTCCCTCTATTACGATACTTAGTGTTGTATTTGTGGGTGTGATCGTTCTTGCCATCGTGAGAAATGTTTATGCCAGACGATTACATACGCGTGTGCTGGATCGGTCCTGGCAGGCCATTTTCCATCATGTGGACAAACGAGGATAA
- a CDS encoding YwiC-like family protein, protein MDDESINRSYKDVTHCEKRIKALKGISRYIPNQHGAWAMLILPFLFGLAASPKQFIHIPLFVCWFFIYLFSFPVLQWIKTGNSKRYRKPVVIYGAILLPLLASLVWVKPALIWYGVLLLFFFMANMYYAKMKNERALLNDITAILLFCSFIYPVVHIGEGGDWTLTTELFLLLVCYFIGTALYVKTIIRERKNPRYYYASIIYHLIIVLLAAWIKVFLVIPFLILFIRAIWLPKFELKAKHVGMAEIGFSLMLYVSVLLLYF, encoded by the coding sequence ATGGATGATGAGTCGATTAACCGAAGCTATAAAGATGTTACACATTGTGAAAAAAGGATCAAGGCTTTGAAAGGGATCAGTAGATACATCCCCAATCAGCATGGAGCCTGGGCAATGCTCATTCTTCCATTTTTGTTTGGCTTAGCTGCTTCTCCAAAACAATTCATTCATATACCTCTATTCGTATGCTGGTTTTTTATCTATTTATTTAGTTTTCCTGTTCTTCAATGGATCAAAACGGGAAACAGTAAAAGATACCGTAAACCTGTTGTTATATACGGAGCAATACTCCTTCCTCTTTTGGCTTCTCTAGTATGGGTTAAACCTGCGTTGATCTGGTACGGAGTTCTGCTCCTGTTCTTTTTTATGGCTAATATGTATTACGCCAAAATGAAGAATGAGCGTGCTTTGTTAAATGACATTACCGCGATTCTGCTTTTCTGTTCTTTTATATACCCTGTTGTTCATATTGGAGAAGGTGGAGATTGGACATTAACCACAGAGCTATTTTTGCTGTTGGTATGTTATTTCATAGGAACGGCTCTTTATGTTAAAACGATCATCCGTGAAAGAAAAAATCCACGTTACTATTATGCGTCTATTATCTATCATCTGATCATTGTGCTGTTGGCCGCCTGGATCAAGGTGTTTTTGGTTATTCCATTTTTAATTTTGTTCATACGAGCTATATGGCTTCCTAAATTCGAGTTAAAGGCAAAGCATGTAGGCATGGCTGAAATTGGATTTTCATTGATGCTCTATGTATCTGTGCTGTTGTTATATTTTTAA
- a CDS encoding TIGR04053 family radical SAM/SPASM domain-containing protein gives MISLQTPRDYRVDPFIVIWEVTRACALKCLHCRAEAQYKPDPRQLTFEEGKKLLDQIAEMNQPLVVFTGGDPLSRPDLFELAQYAIEEKKLSVSMTPSATPKVTRAAVEKAKQVGLSRWAFSLDGSCADIHDHFRGTVGSYNTTMRGIGYLKELNIPIQVNTTVSRYNLHDLERIAEKVKEMQAVLWSLFFLVPTGRGMEKDMITPDEHEAVMKWLYQIQQQMPYGVKATEAPHYRRVVLQEKHKAGQHNTTSEQKRADVLGRAPKGVNDGDGFVFISHIGEVYPSGFLPLTCGNVRKDSLAHIYRHSPIMNHLRDKSLLKGKCGVCEFNTVCGGSRARAFAITGDYLESDPYCAYMPGVGKETCAHE, from the coding sequence ATGATATCTTTGCAAACGCCACGAGATTATCGCGTAGACCCGTTTATCGTCATTTGGGAGGTAACGAGAGCTTGCGCATTAAAATGTCTTCACTGTAGAGCGGAAGCCCAATATAAGCCTGACCCTCGTCAGCTGACATTTGAAGAGGGCAAAAAGCTGCTCGATCAAATCGCTGAAATGAATCAACCACTGGTGGTTTTCACAGGTGGAGATCCGTTATCGCGTCCTGATTTATTTGAGTTGGCTCAATATGCAATTGAGGAGAAAAAGCTATCGGTTTCCATGACTCCCAGTGCTACCCCAAAAGTGACAAGAGCAGCGGTCGAAAAAGCAAAGCAGGTTGGCTTATCACGATGGGCTTTTAGCCTGGACGGTTCATGCGCGGACATTCACGATCATTTTCGCGGGACTGTGGGTTCTTACAATACGACTATGCGGGGAATTGGATATTTGAAGGAACTGAACATCCCTATCCAAGTGAACACCACCGTGTCCCGATACAATCTTCATGATCTGGAGCGAATTGCAGAAAAGGTAAAGGAAATGCAGGCGGTGTTATGGAGCTTGTTTTTTCTCGTTCCAACCGGGCGTGGTATGGAAAAAGATATGATTACTCCTGATGAGCATGAGGCTGTAATGAAGTGGTTGTATCAGATACAGCAACAGATGCCCTACGGTGTAAAGGCTACCGAAGCACCTCATTATCGAAGGGTTGTCCTACAGGAAAAGCACAAAGCAGGACAGCATAACACAACGTCCGAACAAAAAAGGGCAGATGTCTTGGGACGCGCCCCGAAAGGCGTAAATGATGGAGATGGATTTGTTTTTATCAGTCATATCGGCGAAGTGTACCCGAGTGGTTTCCTACCTCTAACTTGCGGGAATGTACGAAAGGATAGTTTGGCCCATATTTATCGGCACTCTCCGATTATGAACCATCTTCGGGATAAATCTCTGCTTAAAGGCAAATGTGGAGTTTGCGAATTCAATACAGTCTGTGGAGGCTCCAGAGCAAGGGCTTTTGCCATCACAGGAGACTATTTGGAGAGTGACCCTTATTGTGCATATATGCCTGGAGTGGGGAAGGAAACGTGTGCTCATGAATAA
- the hemY gene encoding protoporphyrinogen oxidase, which translates to MNKNAKRVVILGGGISGLSAAFYVKKLAEDRQLEVEITLVEKSDRLGGKLQTVRQNHFMIEKGPDAFLARKTAILDLTMELGLEADLVSTNPKAKSASILHKGKLHTMPMGFILGIPTKLTPFIRTGLISPLGKARAALDLIIPAKQGDTDESLGDFIKRRLGKEVLEQITEPLLSGIYAGDTYSLSLKSTFPQFKQMEQKHRSLIIGMAKGAGRRSGAPNKYPEIAKKSMFLSYQHGLSTIVERLKEKLDTVHFVMGQRVAEVRKEDGYQVVLDHGQIIDADAVICAVPAFEAATLFSDIASVSWLHKINYVSVANISLAYKNSDLDLAYEGTGFLVPRKEGKMITACTWSSTKWSHTAPEGYTLLRTYIGHAGAQGWVQMTDDELVAAARKDLKDLMGIDAEPELTEVSRCNQSMPQYPIGHKEQMAKVRHDLSQDFPRVFLCGAGYGGVGIPDCIAQGKEAAEQLVSDFL; encoded by the coding sequence ATGAATAAAAATGCTAAAAGAGTTGTTATCCTTGGTGGAGGAATAAGCGGTTTAAGTGCTGCCTTTTATGTGAAAAAGTTAGCGGAGGACAGGCAGCTTGAAGTGGAGATTACACTGGTGGAGAAAAGCGACCGTCTGGGAGGAAAGCTGCAAACGGTTCGCCAAAACCATTTTATGATCGAAAAAGGACCGGATGCTTTTCTGGCCAGAAAAACAGCTATATTGGATCTGACTATGGAATTGGGGCTGGAAGCCGATTTGGTGTCAACAAACCCGAAGGCCAAGTCGGCCTCCATTTTGCATAAAGGCAAGCTGCATACTATGCCAATGGGCTTTATTTTAGGCATTCCAACAAAGTTAACTCCCTTCATTCGGACAGGGCTAATCTCTCCACTGGGAAAAGCGCGCGCAGCCCTGGATCTAATCATTCCAGCCAAGCAAGGCGATACGGATGAATCTCTGGGGGATTTTATCAAGCGACGTCTAGGTAAAGAGGTGTTGGAGCAGATTACTGAGCCTTTGCTATCTGGTATTTACGCTGGCGATACGTATTCTCTTAGCCTCAAGTCAACCTTCCCTCAATTTAAGCAGATGGAACAAAAGCATCGAAGTCTGATTATAGGTATGGCTAAAGGGGCAGGGAGAAGATCGGGTGCACCTAACAAATACCCAGAAATCGCCAAGAAGAGCATGTTTCTTTCCTATCAACATGGATTATCGACCATCGTGGAGCGGTTAAAGGAAAAGCTCGACACCGTCCATTTTGTGATGGGACAGCGTGTGGCTGAGGTGAGAAAAGAGGACGGTTATCAAGTAGTACTAGACCATGGGCAAATCATAGATGCAGATGCAGTGATCTGCGCTGTTCCAGCCTTTGAAGCGGCCACATTATTTTCCGATATCGCAAGTGTGAGCTGGCTCCATAAGATTAACTACGTTTCGGTAGCGAATATTTCCCTTGCGTATAAAAATTCAGACCTTGATCTTGCCTATGAGGGAACTGGATTTTTAGTTCCCCGCAAAGAAGGAAAAATGATTACGGCCTGTACTTGGTCATCGACAAAGTGGAGCCATACCGCACCTGAAGGATATACACTCTTACGGACTTACATTGGGCATGCAGGCGCACAGGGATGGGTTCAGATGACAGACGATGAACTTGTAGCTGCGGCGCGCAAAGACCTGAAGGATTTAATGGGAATCGATGCTGAACCTGAATTAACTGAAGTCAGTCGGTGTAATCAATCCATGCCACAATATCCGATAGGACACAAAGAGCAGATGGCGAAGGTGAGACATGATTTGTCACAGGATTTTCCGCGTGTATTTTTATGTGGTGCTGGTTATGGAGGGGTTGGCATTCCGGATTGTATCGCTCAAGGCAAAGAAGCAGCTGAACAGCTGGTCTCAGATTTTTTATAA
- a CDS encoding DUF542 domain-containing protein, giving the protein MSQLTEETWVADIVKEVPKTSDLFRKLRIDFCCGGKISLREAAASRGLHAGELLARVHEVEENQAQHKQMQPSSLEPKELIAYIQDEYHTKLCEELAALTPYITKLTRVHGERYSHLKRVNELYTLLKQKLTVHIQFKESLLFPLIQAFFQDSTFERVDALLFHLSELQDEHQAVVDLLQELRLITNGFEPLQEACGTHRLVLKRLEDLEADIYNHILLENCTLVERTRQAQPHS; this is encoded by the coding sequence ATGAGCCAGTTAACGGAAGAAACATGGGTAGCGGACATTGTAAAAGAAGTACCCAAAACAAGTGACTTGTTCCGTAAACTACGGATTGACTTCTGCTGTGGCGGAAAAATATCGCTCCGTGAAGCGGCTGCCAGCCGGGGGCTGCACGCTGGTGAACTGCTGGCGCGGGTGCATGAAGTGGAGGAAAATCAGGCACAGCATAAGCAAATGCAACCCTCCTCACTAGAACCCAAAGAACTGATCGCCTATATTCAGGATGAGTATCACACAAAGTTGTGTGAAGAACTAGCGGCGCTCACACCGTATATTACCAAGCTAACACGGGTTCATGGCGAACGCTATTCGCACCTGAAGCGAGTGAATGAACTTTATACCTTGCTTAAACAGAAGTTAACGGTACATATTCAATTCAAGGAAAGTCTTCTGTTTCCGTTGATTCAAGCGTTTTTTCAGGACTCGACGTTTGAGCGTGTGGACGCACTTCTTTTTCACTTATCCGAGTTGCAAGACGAGCACCAAGCGGTTGTGGATTTACTGCAGGAGCTGCGTTTGATTACCAATGGCTTTGAGCCGTTACAGGAAGCTTGTGGCACACATCGACTTGTATTGAAGCGTTTGGAGGATCTGGAAGCGGACATTTATAATCATATTCTTCTTGAGAATTGTACACTAGTTGAACGTACCAGACAGGCACAACCCCATTCATAA
- the modA gene encoding molybdate ABC transporter substrate-binding protein, which yields MKKIIRHSQALFFAFCVVLLLAGCGAGQQSASSGSSAVQNEVSGQDSSKKVETVELTISAAASLTDALKEIQTLYESSHKGIQLNFNFGGSGALEKQIEQGAPSDLFLSASKKNMKSLVDQHLIESNKQKTWLTNELVAVLPADGTTSITSVKDVMQKEVKKVAIGIPESVPAGKYAQEALTNVKLWDVLQDKLVQAKDVRQVLQYVETGNADVGFVYKTDVLTSQKAKIAFEVDSKTYSTVEYPIGIIKASKHIQEAESFYEYLQSQESLNIMAKYGFTIPK from the coding sequence ATGAAAAAAATTATTAGACATAGCCAGGCACTCTTTTTTGCTTTTTGTGTTGTGTTATTACTAGCAGGGTGCGGTGCGGGGCAACAATCAGCTTCAAGTGGTAGCAGCGCGGTCCAGAACGAGGTCTCCGGCCAGGATTCATCGAAAAAGGTAGAAACTGTTGAGCTGACCATTTCCGCAGCTGCGAGCTTAACAGATGCACTCAAAGAAATCCAGACATTGTACGAATCATCCCATAAAGGTATTCAATTGAATTTCAACTTTGGTGGTTCTGGTGCACTGGAAAAGCAGATTGAGCAAGGAGCTCCATCGGACTTGTTTTTGTCTGCTTCGAAGAAAAACATGAAGTCTCTCGTAGATCAGCATTTAATAGAGAGCAATAAACAAAAAACATGGCTGACGAACGAGTTGGTAGCGGTGCTCCCTGCTGACGGGACGACGAGCATCACGAGTGTAAAGGATGTAATGCAAAAAGAAGTGAAAAAGGTAGCAATCGGTATTCCTGAGAGTGTTCCTGCAGGCAAATATGCACAGGAAGCACTGACGAACGTTAAGCTTTGGGATGTGTTACAAGACAAGCTCGTTCAGGCAAAAGATGTTAGACAAGTGCTGCAATATGTAGAAACGGGTAACGCAGATGTCGGATTTGTGTATAAGACAGATGTGTTAACTTCGCAAAAGGCGAAAATTGCTTTTGAGGTGGACTCTAAAACTTATTCAACGGTTGAGTACCCTATCGGGATCATCAAAGCTTCCAAACACATCCAAGAAGCCGAAAGCTTCTATGAATACCTTCAATCGCAAGAATCTCTGAACATTATGGCTAAGTATGGATTTACCATACCGAAGTGA
- the modB gene encoding molybdate ABC transporter permease subunit, which translates to MSMQAIDWSEYWPPIRLSLQIALLSSVLVILLGLFAAWSMSRLGLFKGKTLVETVLMLPLVLPPTVVGFLLLILLGRKSGFGRLVEYWFGEPIVFSWWAGVVAAVVVAFPLVYRTLRMGFAAVDRDLENAGRSMGANEWQVFRYITFPLIFPSFKAAFILGFARGLGEFGATLMIAGNIPGKTQTIPTAIYIAVDSGHLPMAWAWTCSIIFISFIMLLLTGQKNN; encoded by the coding sequence GTGAGCATGCAGGCTATAGATTGGAGCGAATATTGGCCTCCGATTCGATTATCGTTACAGATTGCACTGTTATCCAGCGTTTTGGTGATCCTATTAGGCTTGTTTGCGGCATGGTCCATGTCGCGGTTAGGATTATTTAAAGGGAAAACACTCGTTGAAACCGTGCTTATGCTGCCTTTGGTGCTCCCGCCGACGGTAGTTGGATTTTTACTGCTAATCTTACTCGGACGAAAAAGTGGGTTTGGACGTTTGGTGGAGTATTGGTTTGGCGAGCCTATTGTATTCTCATGGTGGGCTGGGGTCGTGGCCGCGGTGGTTGTGGCTTTTCCCCTAGTCTATCGGACACTGAGAATGGGATTCGCTGCAGTGGATCGGGACTTGGAAAACGCGGGGCGCTCGATGGGGGCAAATGAATGGCAGGTCTTCCGATATATCACCTTTCCTTTGATTTTCCCTTCTTTTAAAGCGGCCTTTATACTTGGTTTTGCCCGTGGGCTGGGCGAGTTCGGTGCTACGCTGATGATTGCCGGAAATATTCCGGGTAAAACACAAACGATTCCTACAGCCATCTATATTGCAGTGGATTCTGGTCATCTTCCTATGGCCTGGGCTTGGACATGCTCTATCATATTCATTTCCTTTATAATGCTCCTGTTAACAGGCCAAAAGAACAATTAA